The Actinomycetota bacterium nucleotide sequence CGGTGTCGTCGATGGGCGTGCCGAGGAAGATGATCCGCTCGTTGAGCAGGCGCGAGTAGATGTCGAAGGACCGCTCGCCGCGGTTGGTCTGCTCGACGACGACCGGGACCAGATAGCTGGAAGGTGGCTGCATCGCCGCTTACTCCTTGGGCTCGGATTCGCCGTCGGGCGCCGGGTCGTGCTGTTCGGCATGCTCGACCATGAACGCCAGGGCCTTGCTCCGCAGGATATCACCGGCGATCACCCCGCTCCGGCCGTCGGCCAGGGCGCGGCGGACCTCCTCCGGGTCGCGCCCGACCCGCTGGGCCTGGCGCCGCAGCTCGGCCTCGACCTCCTCGTCGCTGGCCCCGAACCCCTCGGCCTTGGCCACCGCCTCCAGCACCAGCTGGGCCTTGACGGCCCGCTCGGCCTGGGCGCGCAGGTCGGCCTCGACGTCCTCGGCGGTCTGCTCCAGGGCGGCCAGGTACTGCTCGAGGTTGGTCCCCATCATCTGGAGCTGCTGGGCGAAGCGGTTGGCCCGGTAGTGCAGCTCGTCGTGGACCAGCACCTCGGGCAGGGGCACCTCGACCTGGTCGAGGTAGGCCTGCAGGACCCGCGTCTCCAGCTCGCTGGCCACCTGGGCCTGGGCGGCGCCCTCCAGGCGCTCCCGCAGGTCGGCCTTGAGCTCCTCCAGGGTGTCGAACTCGCTCGCCTCCTGGGCGAAGTCGTCGTCCAGCTTGGGCAGGACCTTGGCCTTGGCCTCCTTGACCAGGACCTGGAAGGTGACCTCCCGGCCGGCCAGCTCCTCGCCGGCCTCCTCGGGCAGGGTGGCGTTGAAGCGGAGGATGTCGCCTTTGCGCTTGCCCTCCAGCTCCTCGTCCAGCTTGGGCACGACCGTGCCCGAGCCGACCTCGTAGAGGAAGTCGGTGCGGGTCAGCTCGGGGATCTCCTCGGTGTGGTGGGTGGCCCGCAGGTCGATCTGGGCGAAGTCGTCCTTGGCCAGGGGGCGGCCGATGACCTCCAGCTGGGCCGTGCGCTCGCGCAGCCGGTCGAGCTGGGCGTCGACGTGCTCGTCGGTGACCTCCAGGACGGGCC carries:
- the tig gene encoding trigger factor, with translation MRSTLEPVEPTKVRINVVVEPDELRPAIDRTARRLSREVRVPGFRKGKVPRQVIEARIGREALLAEAIEQEAVPEFYAKAIEELGVRPLSRAQVEPPDYTDGEPLSFSATFEVKPELDLPPYRGIEVERPVLEVTDEHVDAQLDRLRERTAQLEVIGRPLAKDDFAQIDLRATHHTEEIPELTRTDFLYEVGSGTVVPKLDEELEGKRKGDILRFNATLPEEAGEELAGREVTFQVLVKEAKAKVLPKLDDDFAQEASEFDTLEELKADLRERLEGAAQAQVASELETRVLQAYLDQVEVPLPEVLVHDELHYRANRFAQQLQMMGTNLEQYLAALEQTAEDVEADLRAQAERAVKAQLVLEAVAKAEGFGASDEEVEAELRRQAQRVGRDPEEVRRALADGRSGVIAGDILRSKALAFMVEHAEQHDPAPDGESEPKE